ACAAACTAAAAGCGGGGGATGTAGAATCCTCCGCTTTATTCATCATTTGATTGGAAGAAAATCATCACAAATTTTAATAGCTCAAACAAGGAAATTAATGCTGCAGCTACGTATGTTAAGGCAGCGGCATTTAACACTTTATTGACGCCGTGCTCTTCATCATTTCGAATAATCCCTTCTGCCACCATTATGTTTTTTGCACGGGAGCTTGCATTAAACTCCACCGGTAATGTTATGAGCTGGAACGCAACTGCAAATGAGAAGAAAATGATCCCTAATCCCAATAAGTTTAAGCTTTGCATTAGAAAGCCGGCAATTAATAAGAAAGGAGCAATCCCAGAAGTAAAGTTGACAACCGGGAACATTCGGTGTCTTAATACTAAGGCTCCATATCTTTCTTTATGTTGAATAGCATGTCCGACCTCATGGGAAGCAACGGAAACAGCAGAAATAGATCGTCCGTAATATACCGGCTCTGATAGACGA
The nucleotide sequence above comes from Bacillus alveayuensis. Encoded proteins:
- a CDS encoding Zn-dependent membrane protease YugP (product_source=COG2738; cog=COG2738; ko=KO:K06973; pfam=PF04298; superfamily=55486; transmembrane_helix_parts=Outside_1_4,TMhelix_5_22,Inside_23_118,TMhelix_119_141,Outside_142_145,TMhelix_146_168,Inside_169_199,TMhelix_200_222,Outside_223_227) — translated: MFFHPMDILIFIAFGISLWAQFKVKGNFSKFSDVLCSSQLTGAEVARRILDRNGLYDVPVEVVPGTLTDHYDPINRVVRLSEPVYYGRSISAVSVASHEVGHAIQHKERYGALVLRHRMFPVVNFTSGIAPFLLIAGFLMQSLNLLGLGIIFFSFAVAFQLITLPVEFNASSRAKNIMVAEGIIRNDEEHGVNKVLNAAALTYVAAALISLFELLKFVMIFFQSNDE